The following proteins come from a genomic window of Chloracidobacterium sp.:
- a CDS encoding C40 family peptidase: MKRGLVLSLCGLSVVLSADNAVFSQDRERVVRTVSSRPTNQPAAQPQAERPASLSSSAPVRSTSQRPVLTDNIVVAEPSKPLVKKTGESSPLTVMARAAGKRSMYSSVVTNSMLGAIQKRLGIPYLYGSTGPNRYDCSGFVWAVFNDAGINFTRQSARSLWAMSEPVMGDERFEFGTLVFMNKLGHMGIVADENGFYHASSSKGITYSPFKGYWEKRIVGFRRLVMPDPHSVK, translated from the coding sequence TTGAAACGAGGCTTGGTTTTGTCGCTTTGCGGCCTTTCGGTAGTACTTTCGGCCGACAACGCGGTATTTTCTCAAGATCGGGAACGCGTTGTGCGAACCGTTTCTTCGAGGCCGACAAACCAGCCCGCCGCTCAGCCGCAAGCTGAAAGGCCTGCATCGCTTTCCTCATCCGCACCGGTCAGATCCACAAGCCAACGCCCCGTATTGACCGACAATATCGTCGTCGCGGAACCGTCGAAACCGCTAGTGAAAAAAACCGGCGAATCGAGCCCGTTGACCGTGATGGCAAGGGCCGCGGGCAAACGTTCGATGTATAGTTCGGTCGTTACGAACAGCATGCTCGGAGCTATCCAAAAACGGCTCGGCATTCCGTATCTTTATGGCTCCACCGGGCCGAACCGCTATGACTGTTCCGGTTTTGTATGGGCCGTTTTCAACGATGCAGGTATCAATTTCACGCGGCAAAGTGCCCGCAGCCTGTGGGCAATGTCAGAACCGGTGATGGGCGACGAACGATTCGAGTTCGGTACACTCGTTTTCATGAACAAACTTGGCCATATGGGTATCGTTGCTGACGAAAACGGGTTTTACCACGCCTCATCCAGCAAAGGAATCACGTATTCGCCATTCAAAGGGTATTGGGAGAAACGCATTGTCGGATTTCGCCGCCTGGTCATGCCCGATCCGCACAGCGTAAAATAG
- a CDS encoding carboxypeptidase regulatory-like domain-containing protein, translated as MRSIKVLIFQSIRVAVIAAIATIIAVAQPGTSIDETIPSGSLVIAMDNAKQGNSTGCNGPAFNLKAYGLAVRLLHNNIPVKWAIANKASKDANDFTVNATRISGQSCQTGPSDFGFSGGPLVVVQEYAVLALPIITAFNNEIDGTSNDVRVYQTNAAVNAPIRYTLTHKPLIAVGPVDGGWGGDPHTTLFTEAKLTGYFAPVEDIDIGPGSCYTMATQAHATSAPFYNSFRGFVENGGNFLIQCESITHYEQNQNPRFQTANGFNLFGNSSQFPGRTIGTSSTQVTYPNPAMPFSQFVGAFASNVDGAVSEFSVIGGDANFINNTLSAVRNTSTGWTTAHIAAVGRIPTSTGGGGHVFTIGGHDYYRDTTPTNASLERRNAQRMILNAVLVPSERSGCSLSIPIVKGFKQVEYLPNTPDDAVPVGVFNPGDTITWTIRYINDGLVPVTNFQIVDPLQSGLIYQGPLVVTTNGSGTIATANASYNGTGNNNMLAPNAVLGIGGMITVKVRTTVTQWTTYLNHPTAYGTGMPEGGERTDTVDATTPGTFGGYPIGCQPGSNCYPQEDWQTPSLDPTGILLVGPTSAPASVEGRVIDAGGRALSRINVEIYNVQTGEIKAVTTGSFGTFKFDYLTTAQFYVVSVSGKRVYFPIDTHSFTLLDNIVGLTFVAGEPQQVKNLSEGTKGKVPARSGLKKN; from the coding sequence ATGAGATCAATTAAAGTATTAATATTTCAAAGTATTCGGGTCGCAGTAATTGCTGCGATCGCAACAATCATCGCCGTTGCCCAGCCTGGGACCTCTATTGACGAGACGATACCGAGCGGTTCGCTCGTTATCGCGATGGACAATGCCAAACAAGGCAATTCGACAGGCTGTAACGGACCAGCGTTCAACCTTAAGGCGTATGGATTGGCGGTCCGTCTTCTGCACAACAACATCCCGGTCAAATGGGCGATCGCAAACAAAGCGTCGAAAGACGCGAACGACTTTACCGTGAATGCGACGCGCATCTCCGGGCAATCGTGCCAGACCGGACCGTCGGATTTCGGCTTCTCTGGCGGCCCGTTGGTCGTAGTTCAGGAATACGCGGTTCTCGCCCTTCCGATAATCACGGCGTTCAATAACGAGATCGACGGAACGTCAAATGACGTCCGCGTTTATCAAACGAACGCCGCGGTCAACGCTCCGATAAGGTATACGCTGACACACAAACCCCTTATCGCGGTCGGGCCGGTTGACGGCGGTTGGGGAGGCGATCCGCACACGACCCTCTTCACCGAAGCCAAGCTGACGGGATATTTTGCCCCGGTCGAAGACATCGATATCGGCCCCGGCAGCTGCTATACGATGGCGACCCAGGCCCATGCTACGTCAGCTCCGTTCTATAATTCGTTCCGCGGGTTTGTTGAGAACGGCGGCAACTTCCTGATCCAGTGTGAATCGATAACCCACTACGAACAGAATCAGAACCCGCGATTTCAAACAGCGAACGGATTCAATTTGTTTGGCAACAGCAGTCAGTTCCCCGGTCGGACCATAGGCACCTCGAGTACGCAGGTGACCTACCCGAACCCGGCGATGCCTTTCAGTCAGTTCGTCGGGGCCTTTGCATCAAATGTTGACGGCGCTGTCTCGGAGTTTTCTGTAATTGGCGGAGATGCCAATTTTATCAACAACACACTTTCAGCCGTTAGGAACACCAGCACCGGCTGGACAACGGCACATATCGCCGCGGTCGGACGCATTCCCACATCAACCGGCGGCGGAGGCCACGTCTTCACGATCGGCGGCCACGACTATTACCGCGACACTACGCCGACGAATGCCAGCCTTGAGCGTCGCAATGCCCAGAGGATGATCCTGAACGCGGTACTTGTACCTTCGGAACGCAGCGGATGCTCGCTTTCGATACCGATAGTCAAGGGATTCAAGCAGGTCGAATATCTCCCGAACACGCCTGACGATGCCGTTCCTGTCGGCGTTTTCAATCCCGGCGATACGATCACGTGGACGATCCGTTATATAAACGATGGGCTCGTACCGGTTACGAATTTCCAGATAGTCGACCCGCTGCAATCTGGCCTTATTTATCAGGGACCGCTGGTCGTCACGACAAACGGTTCGGGAACGATCGCGACGGCGAATGCCTCCTACAACGGCACCGGAAACAACAATATGCTCGCCCCGAACGCCGTACTCGGCATTGGTGGGATGATAACGGTAAAGGTCAGAACGACCGTCACACAATGGACGACCTATCTGAACCACCCGACTGCATATGGAACCGGAATGCCCGAAGGCGGCGAACGGACCGACACGGTCGATGCAACAACACCTGGTACGTTCGGCGGCTATCCGATCGGATGTCAGCCGGGTTCGAATTGCTATCCCCAGGAAGATTGGCAAACGCCCAGCCTTGACCCGACGGGTATCCTGCTCGTTGGGCCGACCTCAGCACCGGCTTCCGTTGAAGGACGAGTGATCGATGCCGGAGGCCGAGCGCTCTCACGCATCAACGTCGAGATCTACAACGTCCAGACGGGAGAGATCAAAGCGGTCACGACGGGTTCGTTCGGCACTTTCAAATTTGATTACCTGACGACCGCCCAGTTCTATGTGGTGAGCGTTTCGGGCAAACGTGTGTATTTTCCGATCGATACCCATTCTTTCACTTTGCTCGATAACATTGTCGGATTGACGTTCGTCGCCGGCGAACCGCAGCAGGTGAAGAACTTGTCCGAGGGTACGAAGGGGAAGGTTCCGGCCAGATCAGGCCTGAAAAAGAACTAG
- a CDS encoding S8 family serine peptidase gives MKRTLFVAFIILGFGFSLYLAVAPASGKDSKLIRSRNAVPGRYIVVFKDDRSKSTETDPSAASTANVLAGEYNAMIDTIYDTAIKGFSAEMSAKDAEALSRDSRIEFVEEDSVAYVSSVTTNSDWGLDRIDQRELPLNGAFMYSETGANVNVYVIDSGIRPTHTEFGNRASVAFDALTDGQNGIDCNGHGTHVAGTIGSSTYGVAKNARLYGVRVLPCSGFGLVSSMISGVNWVTANRVNPAVVNMSIAVSGISNSLNNAINNSVASGITFIVSAGNNGNDACLYSPATASSALVVGATGNDDARAGYSNFGACVDIFAPGNNITSLSHLSDTGTRLMTGTSMAAPMVAGAAALYLEANPNASPATVANRIKLDATSGSVTNIDTVSPNKLLYTWLDGAQPPTPGSVTIIKEVVSWGGGTSSSESFTYTASNFGLPSFSLVDSDVVPADRVTNANVFLFDESNAITVTENETTGWGLTSISCTETGAEGMPNSQNSTVDLPNRKANIVVEEGESIVCTFRGEQFAPTAAPGSITGRLIDQRGTGLRGQHVTLFDANTGETRSAITNSFGFYSFGELTVSHFYVISVSNSKRYQFTPDSHSFSLDGDMFDMNFTATEHTRGS, from the coding sequence ATGAAACGAACACTCTTCGTCGCCTTCATTATCCTTGGATTTGGCTTCTCGTTGTACCTCGCCGTTGCTCCCGCATCGGGTAAAGACAGCAAACTCATCAGAAGCCGGAACGCCGTTCCCGGCCGATATATCGTAGTGTTCAAGGACGATCGGTCGAAGTCTACCGAAACGGATCCTTCTGCAGCGTCGACTGCCAATGTTCTGGCCGGTGAATACAACGCGATGATCGATACGATCTATGATACGGCGATCAAAGGATTTTCGGCAGAGATGTCTGCTAAGGACGCAGAGGCGTTAAGCCGCGATTCGCGGATCGAGTTTGTCGAGGAAGACTCGGTAGCATATGTCAGTAGTGTAACGACCAATTCAGATTGGGGCCTTGATCGGATAGATCAACGCGAACTGCCGTTGAACGGCGCGTTCATGTATTCCGAGACCGGAGCGAACGTGAACGTTTACGTGATCGATTCGGGCATCAGGCCTACTCATACGGAATTTGGAAATCGCGCGTCGGTAGCGTTCGATGCGCTTACAGACGGTCAAAATGGCATCGACTGCAACGGTCATGGTACACACGTCGCTGGAACGATCGGCAGTTCGACATACGGCGTTGCAAAGAATGCCCGTCTCTACGGCGTCAGAGTGCTGCCGTGTTCCGGGTTTGGTCTGGTTTCGAGCATGATCAGCGGCGTCAACTGGGTCACTGCAAATCGCGTCAATCCGGCGGTCGTCAACATGAGCATTGCCGTCAGCGGCATTTCAAACTCATTGAATAATGCGATCAACAATTCGGTCGCCTCGGGGATCACGTTCATCGTTTCGGCCGGAAACAACGGGAATGATGCTTGCCTTTATTCACCCGCGACCGCGTCTTCGGCATTGGTGGTCGGCGCCACCGGGAACGATGACGCTCGCGCCGGATATTCAAATTTCGGAGCATGTGTTGACATCTTTGCTCCCGGAAACAATATCACTTCGCTCAGCCATCTGAGCGACACCGGAACGCGGCTTATGACCGGAACATCGATGGCAGCGCCGATGGTTGCAGGAGCTGCTGCACTTTATTTGGAGGCCAACCCCAATGCCTCGCCGGCAACCGTCGCCAACCGGATCAAGCTCGATGCCACCTCGGGAAGCGTGACCAACATCGACACCGTTTCGCCGAACAAGCTCCTTTACACTTGGCTGGACGGCGCTCAGCCTCCGACGCCAGGCAGCGTAACCATCATTAAAGAAGTGGTATCGTGGGGCGGCGGGACCTCGTCTTCAGAATCATTTACCTACACGGCCAGCAACTTCGGACTCCCGTCGTTCTCGTTGGTCGACAGCGACGTAGTACCGGCAGACCGTGTTACGAATGCGAACGTGTTTCTCTTTGACGAATCGAATGCGATAACCGTAACCGAAAACGAGACGACGGGTTGGGGACTAACCTCGATCTCTTGTACCGAGACCGGAGCCGAAGGCATGCCGAATTCTCAGAATTCGACGGTTGACCTGCCAAATCGAAAGGCGAATATCGTCGTCGAAGAAGGTGAATCGATCGTATGTACCTTCAGAGGCGAACAATTCGCACCGACCGCCGCTCCCGGATCGATAACCGGACGTTTGATCGATCAACGCGGAACCGGGCTTCGCGGACAGCATGTGACGCTGTTTGACGCGAACACCGGAGAGACGCGAAGCGCGATAACGAACTCGTTCGGGTTC